The genomic window CGTTCAAGTTAGAGATGTCGCAAGGAATCGAGCGGTTCTTCCTGCTGTCATACTGCCTGGCTTGTTGCTGGCCCGGGCTAGGCGCCAAAAGCGATCTGCGCGTGGTTCGACAATGGCCCGAGCTACAGTTCGTGTTCCCTAGCGAAGATGCTATGCAAGCAGCCATTGAGAAGCGCTACTACGTCCCAGGGAATTCAGTGCCTATAGACGTTGATGTGCACCACAGACAAGGTGAGTCAACTATTATTAAGGTCCATTTTTTATTGCAGATAGGTATTATACATTTTTCCATGAAATATTAGAACGTGTATTGATTCATTGAAATggtataaaaaatcataaacttCACACATATTATGTGTCATATGGAACAAGGCACCTAAAATTGACACAAGCGACGTCCGCCCACATAAAGTACCGTTTACTTCGCAACAGTTCGaagtaaaacactggtttaCGAAATATCTCCTTTTCAATCAAATAGGCGATATTTAGAAATTCACATTACAACGGAAActtagtaattaatattttatagctatttGCTTCCGAAGAATCGTTAAAAAATCAATAGATGACATAATGCTAACGAAAACATTGgtgttatttatgtattaagtatattatatttgcGTTAACGTGACATCGCGAAAGATCATCTCAAGCTCAACGAACCCTGTACCGTGGTAATGAAGGCTTTTGCCAAACCCGTTAATTGTGAAGGTCAAGGGTAAGATATGATGTTTACCATCCCATTCACATATTCTATCAAAGTTTTCACACAATGACGTGATTGTGACACGAGTCTACTAAACTTGGCACAAAATACGAGTTCACATCGCACGCATCTTCTTTTTTATTAGAGCCTTTCAATTCATGATGACGGGAGACTTAAACGCATTTTTTGTCGTCAGCAAAAACTTCATAACTAATATTTAAAGCGAGACGATTTATCTTGACAAGATCTAACAAAATTGACGTGGGTTGTTGTTAACGATTTTAcggttaaaattattaattttaaaaaatgtaaataaccaatttgtagatattaattaattaggtatttgataaccttttttgttattaaaataaaataccaaaaacattattaagGACCTAGTGATGTTTTGGATAACGGTTACtaacgttttttttaaaaaatttatacaaaaagaacataatatttaaatgcataATAGATACAGTAATCTGGAAAGCGATATTACGACAATTATGTTGTATTATGATAAAACTTCGAAATATCAAACCAAACAAGTTTGTGTTCAAACAAAAGTCAGTTGTAAGGTGGGTCGGTGACGTGCGTCTGAAGATCAATCTTAGTTGGAAGTTGGACGAGTGGACGAATAGAACGAGATTTATGCATACCAAATTACATAAACGACTGTTTTAGACGCTTGGCTCTCTATTTACCGCATTTAGAATACTGACCTCGTTAACCTTGAAACGACCGGCTTAAAGAAGATGATCATTGAAAATATggaatatttctttacaaaaatatttgttattttttttttgtgtacaaaCGTCATACTGCTTACCTTTCCTTAAGCCGCTCCGAGCACTCAAGTAGCCCCCGCATGACGACTACTGCAGCTACCACATTCTGGAATGAGGCGATTAGACGCTAATAGAGGCTTCATAAGGTTCTGAGGCGTACGCATCAGTAACCATGTAAATAGTTACGTGCACGCACGTTTTGCTCGGGTGAATACAGAAGTTTTTATTACACCTAAATTAGAACCAATGTAAGCTAAACTTTTGTTTGTGGAGTATGAGCAGGTGAACACTGTGTCtatacaagtaaataatatgtatatctttTGGTTTGTTTATAGGACCTTATGCATCTCGGATATTCGTGACCATCCCGCGGTTCGACGAGGGTCGGCCGATGACACTGGGCACGGTGGACGAGCAGGGCAAGATCAACGCCTACCCAGATTATTCTTGGCATGACAACCAAGGTTATAACTGTGGTGGCTTAACGTCCGTCTTCAGAGTTGCTGTACGTATTGGTTTACAATTATTAGAGGGAAAAAAATCTTCTTCGAAACCGTAGTTTAGAATCCATTGCGACCAGCAATTAATCAGGTTGCGTAAATCCTATTGTTGCTTTATACTATAATACTTCTGTGTAAATATCATTAAGATTGATGctactaataataattaaacaaagttgCTTGGtagtttttgaaattaacacATAAAAGCAGACAAAGGACAACCTTGCTCATATTTCTATTAGTTCAATATAGTCAAACAAAGGCCATTGTCGAGGTAATAACTATGGGTAGATACATTTTATGGGCTAGATAATAGGATGTATCCTCTGCAATAACATTGAGACATAGAATTAGTTCGTGACATTTCCTCGTGTGACGCAGGCTTTGAAGAAGTTAGCAAAGCCCAGGATATTGAAAAGGTCTGTCATGAACACGCGATGGGTCTTACGGCAACAGTGGCATCGTGATATATTGACGTAGGAAGTGTTCACGACTTAAACAATAGGGTAACAGTACTAAGCAACAGTAGACAATAACATTTTTGAACAAGAGCCAACACTATTCCTTACGATAAACAGAAACTGATAAAGAAATTTTCTAATGGACCCAAGTCCGTTGCTTAGCGTCTTAAACGTACTTACATTATTTCGTCGTGGGACCAATCGTTTAAAACTTAGGTATTGATGTTTCGCTAGTCACGTCCTACaccaagaaacaaaaaacactGGGCGTGACTTATTGTTCTCCTTTAATTTTAATCAGACATTGTATCGAGTTCAAAAGAAACAAATCAATGAGTTTTAAGTGTTTATGGATCGAAACATCTCTAGGGTTTCAACACGGATTACATTTTCAATGTCATCAAAGGTCGATAGACCTGGATTTAAAAGGTGAACAAGCCTAACCTTAAGTCATTTCTAATATTGTCCGGAGTacgaattcaaaatattttttttttacaaatattataaaggtgaagagtCTGGTTTTTTTTGAACGAACAAATCTCAGGATTTTATTAAACAACTAGCAGACCCggcgaactccgtttcgccaCCAGATTCGTTTATTCCTTCGAATTATTCCTGattattcctgaattttctttactataaacctcacggagcccgagacctttccaacgaatgcaaaaccgtggaaatcggttcgtgcgttctggagttatagcgtcagggaggaaaaccggacttatttttatatagtagatttgGAAAAATCTTCTAGTGTTAGCCTATTTCTTGAGGAAGGCtgtttaggctacttttttccTGGTTCGTagagaagttcccacgggatgcggttGAAACTGCTGGCGCAGGCTCTACTCACCATTCATATCTATTCTAGTGATCTTTTAGTAACTTTTGTATATCACGATTTCAGATCGATGAATGCCAACGTCTGTGGGTGATGGATGCCGGCAAGATTGGTGATCAGCAGTTGTGTCCTCCACAGCTACTGGCCTTCGACCTGGCGACCGACCAGCTCATCTACAGACATATCGTCAATGCATCCCTGTTTACGGACCAGTCATTGTTTATAACCCCTGTAAGTAATCGATCGTACTTAGTCGATCAAATATCGATTACAACCTGGCATTATGCCAATTTGTACCTCGATAAATAGTATGAGTAGGCCACTGTccatttgtattttaattctaTCTATTGATGAaattgtaagtacctaaaacGGAAATCCGACATCCGTTCATTAGGTTCTCTCTCATATAAAAGAATAGCAAAGATTTACAAACAAATGATCTTGTAATAGATTGCCGTGTGACTTATCACTCGGAAAAacttgagaaaatatttaatgccAGCTCGTTATTATTATTGCTGTCTTTAATGCGGCTACACATAATTCTTAGTATTAAATTCATCTACCTATAACTTCAGGTTGTGGACATCAGACCCCGCGGGCCCGGAGACTGCGCTAATACCTTCGTGTACATCGCTGACGTGTCGGCCTTCGCAATTCTCGTGGTGGACGTGATGCGGGACAGGTCTTGGCGCACTACGCATCGCctcttcttcccgtacccgtcCAGGGGAACATTCACCATCGACGGTATTACCTTTTTGCTAAAATCTTTACTAGATAATTAATCGACTACTAGATAATAAGTCGACGATTTACTGACCTATTTAAGTTATCAGCTGAGCCAAAGACATTAAACATGCATATGTTTGTACAAGCAAATAAGGTGGAAAACTTAAACgtttataatgattatgtttAGATGACACGAAACAGTCGTAAATAATAACCAACATTAGCATAAGATGATGTAGCATAAGATGTTGCAGCGAATTTTCCTTATTGTAGAACAGGTACTTACGAGAACTTCAACGACGCAATAATGCagcaatgtttaaaatatttacgaaccgtaaagcttgggtttcctaggaaagcggtgccgtcatatagcggccgtcttattacggacgcaaatagacggtcgtctttacggtgattacatgtggaaagttccacggccgttttaacacacagtcatgaactttttgttagttgtatcatacttactaacctgttttatttaaatttctcaaatttcacaacaccaattctgttttagttgacttttctataatctttactttgtatgttagatattgccttcgtggtttcgaacgaaatctattaaaatttcgtcgtcctcgctgctccaagagttgtaacaaatttttgacgttgttccgaaaaaaaaaacacaaatacgtattaaaaaagcttcaccgctttcaataaaacgttcaccaaactatctgacaccgtcaagacggccgtcatgcaaatggcggcaccgctttttgaagttatggcgtcagttaccgctctctaggaaaccgccccattttgttacatagacaacgttctggtgatgtctttcaccgctgtattacggtcgctgtatgacggcaccgctttcctaggaaaccaaagctttactATTCATTTTGTGCTGACCGTACAAACTGAGAGATTTTGTCATCTAACTGCTTTGAGTCTTATAAATTCCAGAAAACAGCTAATTATAAAAATGGTTAACATTTCAGATGAAAGCTTTGACCTGATGGACGGCGTTTTGGGAATGGCTCTGTCACCATACCAGCCCGGCCGCGATCGCTTCCTCTACTTCCACTCGCTGGCCTCCACCACCGAAAACGTTGTCAACACCAAAGTTATCAGGAATAGTTCGTACATTGAAGACCCTAACATCGATCCAGAAGCTGTTTACGTAAGTCATCTAAAACTCCATCACctgataataatgtaattgtaaATATGGTAGGCATATCAATTTGTTACAAATACCGTTGTCGTTTTCAGGTATTTCCGAATGAGCGCACGTCTCAATCTGCAGCTGAAGCCATGGACCGTAATGGCATACTATACTTCGGCGTCATGAACCCACCGAGCATCATGTGCTGGAATTCGGCCACAGAATTCTCTCCTCTTAACTTCCATACTGTAGCTGCCGATAAGGAAACGTTGCAATTCGCTAGTGGCGTGAAAGTTGTCATGAATGCTAAAGGAGAACAAGAACTTTGGGTCTTGACATCAAGCTTCCAAAGAGTAATGACGGGATCTCTTTCTTCAGATAGGGTAAATTTCAGAATTCATGCTGAGAAAATTCCGAATATCTTAGCGAACTCTCCTTGCAAAGATTCCCCAAAGGGGCAAAAGCCTGGCTACCAGGCCAACCTTATCGACAGAGCCGGGGACGGTCACACTCCTCGGCCGTACAGGTATGGCAGTGCCTGGTATCTGTAGAGATTAGTGCCATGTCCGATCGGTTGCTCAGAAGATTTTTGTGGCATAACTAGCCATAAGTGTAGTACCATTGCTGATTTGATGTAAGTCGCTCAGTGGCGCTAGGTATTTATTCGCTTAGGTATTGAATATACCTTGAGTAATTGTGTTAAGTTCGTCatctttttaataaattcgtgaaatttattttaatgattgacATATTTTTACCGATACGAAAGAGATGACTGAAGTCTTAGCTTAGTTCATTTCATTGAAACGCAtgcgtgtttttatttaatgataatctttaataatattgttaccTACATGCTTATACGCCAAAGTCACATTATAAATTATAGATTCCGTTctgaataatttacatatttcaaaaatatcataTAACCATGTTatatataagaaataaaataaaaaaatagtaaaacattaatagccttttattttcttttcgtttttctaacaaaaaatttTGACCAtaggaaaattaattataagtgtCCTGCTGAAACCTAAAACCTTTTGAGTACCCATCACCTTTAAACATATAGAACTTACATTCAACTAAACAGCTTGTTTTAGTAACTCGCGATACTTGTTAAGTCGGCTTGCTATTGTCATATCAATATGTTGGTTTTCAAAACCAATGACAACCCCACCTATAGCATCAGCGGAGACCATTtctttgagttgaatatttttccCTGGTTTTACAAACTTCTTTAGCACATCTGTGATTGCCTTTCTGGTTGCGTCATCGAGAGGGTCGGCTGTGATGACTTCGCACAGAGCTTCGTTCCTATGTGCTACCATGACAACGAGGAACATGTTTATCATTCGACGCAAATGCTTCAGACGGCCATTCTCGGCTACGATGCCTAGAAAGTTGGTTGCCGTTGACGGCATACCTGAATAAATAcggttatattaaaaacaactttaattTGTGTTTATATAAACTTCTTCTATGCTATAgagaggaaacattttattgtttgtttgtatcctaaaggctccgcAACtatactgaactgatttgaaaacatatttcactgttgggaagctacactatcctcgGGTGACATATTAAGACCCCTAGTATATTAAGTAAATGATGTGCAATTTTTTCTGAAGGATTTTTATGCTTAAAATTACAAGTTTCAATGAAACTGTCCATTACAATTTATAGATTTGCACCAGTAGAAGGCTCTAAGGTGAGACATATTAGTCAtagctagggctgccatccgtccgggtttccccggatttgtcctcgttttgaccccgtccgggggacgtccgggcgggttttcgAGAaacgtccggggaaaacccggacacttttcatttAAGAAAGCACCTTActgtatttacgtatttatcgGCATTATGATATAAAACACTAACTTCATTCGGTGTAAGAGTACCCGTCcggggaaaaatgcgatttaagtcaaatgtccgggttttttttaatcttcgtccgggtttggcgaaattcgagatggcagccctagtcatAGCAGCACCCTTGGCACACATTATTAATACATCTAGTTTATTCaaacactagcttttgcccgcaacttcgttcgcgtggaatagtgactaccagcagatttttgatttgaccaatagatggcgctatatatccggaataattttatttttattttttttttgtaataaaaactatcctatgtcctttctcaagtttcaaactatgtctgtaccaaatttcacacaaatcggttcagtagtttaggcgtgaagaaaagacagacagacagacagacagacagacagacagacagacagagttactttcgcatttataatattagtttggattagcACATACCTGCTTCCTTCCCAATACTGATCAGTAATTTAGATTTAGCAGCTCGTGATATCAAGCTGGTTTCTATGAAGTCGACTATTCTTGGCTTATGTAGGACCTTTTGAAGGTCACGGAGACTCTTCTCGACTTTTTCTAACTCATTCTTTTGTGAAGCGGCACTGTAGAGGGCGTTCACGTAGCGGCCTTCCAATCCTTTGTGTGAAGAGAATTTTACTTACAAGTCAGTACTTACCAACTATCGCGACAAGAACATGTGGCGTTAGTAGCCAGGCAATATgttctttaaagaaaattcaCTTACGCATAAAAagcttaaatgttttaattttgtaaaatctgCAGATCGGAAAATATTGGACTGGAAAAGTCTTTAAAATTTTACTCAAGTAATAAGTAACTTGAAATTGAAGAGTTGAATCTGCTTCTAAAGTACCTATCCATTCTCCGGGTCTTTAAACATGAATCTCTTTTTTGTGCACAACTTACAAACTTACCAAATACGGGAATCGGTGTTTTTTTAGTTCTAGGAGCTGACGCAAGGGTTCTGATGAACATTCGGAACATTTTCGTCAAATTACTTTACAAGTTTAATTTGCAAAGCGTATTGTTTATACACCGACATATAATGAAAAATGTCAAGATGACAATGAAAAATTATAGAGtgcatacaattttattaaaaacgtgaacgcatttttattacaaggaggcgtatttacagtatatacatggctagtacgcaagcgtgtgaaactagtcgcgaatagattggaattcactttttatacaaagtcttccgatgtatacagtagcagtacgcaaatactcgcatatattttgtagtggccaaagtaacttgctttgttccataatatacagtgctagtccgcatgcaaactaatcgtgtatacactggAAAAGGCGCGaaccgcagcaccggagccttgacagaagcgatgcttgctgcatgttgcttgcttacattttaaacgtactgggttaaaaaattagaagctaattaaatatattttatggtgtcatttaatagtattttagaagtttactgttagaatgcatgctacaaatttagatgctaaaaaataaccatcatgctgagttgtatttagagtggtttacttagaagatactactggctaagatagtattatttagatgctcgttaattgtggctgacttagtaatttagaaggcaacataaatttttgggggcgaataatgatattaaaaagcacccatttttaatcaacaaactcagattcaaaagccttttttatttaatgctttacctaatattaattttgaatagttaaatttgaccgtgtataaattggaatgatgcatgtgcacgtctaagctacgaattatactcgagcagtacgcaaaattcgtgtatactttgaaatcacaaattaaaaaacagcattacaaaatatcagcgagcagtttcctatggatgcgttttggctatgtacactctgtaaatacgctaCAAGGAGTCCATAATAGTTACTGCTAAGGTGacaaacataatttatgtgAGAACATCGTATTGGAAAGCTTGATCAGTTTCAAGTAGAGCTCTGATGTAGATGACCAGCGAGCCGAGAGCCATAGCCGACGTCAGAGAGTTGCAAGCGCCGCCTTCTGACGTTGCTGCTTTCTTAACTCTATATTCTTCCTGTAACCACATTTCATAAGATAACACAAATATTTGCTGACGTAATAAAATATGGCAATGGATAAAagcttaattaaaatcatatagGACAAGGGTACAGTTGAATCTACATAGATATGTACCtttacctttaaataaattaactactaTTTACCAGTACCAGAAAACATGAAAGTATCTATTTAATTCGCAATTATTATCACCGCgccatgaataaaataattgaaataccTCTGCACCACAtttatactattatttttatcactttaATTCTAACTTGGTGAATAAATAATGACTGAATTTTCTGTCTACGGTAATTCGTTTCGGCTTAATATAGTCATTCAAGATTTGAAGTGAATCATAGCAAAATGTGGTTGATATTTcagtaaaacaattattttcggTTTCTTTTTCAAGACACAAATGAATGGTGCAGCAAATAATTG from Helicoverpa armigera isolate CAAS_96S chromosome 2, ASM3070526v1, whole genome shotgun sequence includes these protein-coding regions:
- the LOC110375518 gene encoding protein yellow isoform X3 yields the protein MSQGIERFFLLSYCLACCWPGLGAKSDLRVVRQWPELQFVFPSEDAMQAAIEKRYYVPGNSVPIDVDVHHRQGPYASRIFVTIPRFDEGRPMTLGTVDEQGKINAYPDYSWHDNQGYNCGGLTSVFRVAIDECQRLWVMDAGKIGDQQLCPPQLLAFDLATDQLIYRHIVNASLFTDQSLFITPVVDIRPRGPGDCANTFVYIADVSAFAILVVDVMRDRSWRTTHRLFFPYPSRGTFTIDDESFDLMDGVLGMALSPYQPGRDRFLYFHSLASTTENVVNTKVIRNSSYIEDPNIDPEAVYVFPNERTSQSAAEAMDRNGILYFGVMNPPSIMCWNSATEFSPLNFHTVAADKETLQFASGVKVVMNAKGEQELWVLTSSFQRVMTGSLSSDRVNFRIHAEKIPNILANSPCKDSPKGQKPGYQANLIDRAGDGHTPRPYRYGSAWYL
- the LOC110375518 gene encoding protein yellow isoform X1, translated to MGLQKVLSTTMKVLVIFSLFFLQVKMVPYYEQREYCKVLLSQYDPHLLDTFKLEMSQGIERFFLLSYCLACCWPGLGAKSDLRVVRQWPELQFVFPSEDAMQAAIEKRYYVPGNSVPIDVDVHHRQGPYASRIFVTIPRFDEGRPMTLGTVDEQGKINAYPDYSWHDNQGYNCGGLTSVFRVAIDECQRLWVMDAGKIGDQQLCPPQLLAFDLATDQLIYRHIVNASLFTDQSLFITPVVDIRPRGPGDCANTFVYIADVSAFAILVVDVMRDRSWRTTHRLFFPYPSRGTFTIDDESFDLMDGVLGMALSPYQPGRDRFLYFHSLASTTENVVNTKVIRNSSYIEDPNIDPEAVYVFPNERTSQSAAEAMDRNGILYFGVMNPPSIMCWNSATEFSPLNFHTVAADKETLQFASGVKVVMNAKGEQELWVLTSSFQRVMTGSLSSDRVNFRIHAEKIPNILANSPCKDSPKGQKPGYQANLIDRAGDGHTPRPYRYGSAWYL
- the LOC110375358 gene encoding ATP synthase subunit O, mitochondrial, yielding MFRMFIRTLASAPRTKKTPIPVFGLEGRYVNALYSAASQKNELEKVEKSLRDLQKVLHKPRIVDFIETSLISRAAKSKLLISIGKEAGMPSTATNFLGIVAENGRLKHLRRMINMFLVVMVAHRNEALCEVITADPLDDATRKAITDVLKKFVKPGKNIQLKEMVSADAIGGVVIGFENQHIDMTIASRLNKYRELLKQAV
- the LOC110375518 gene encoding protein yellow isoform X2, coding for MVNFSTKICEKWADYNAVPYKEYLRNGTKSYTDPHLLDTFKLEMSQGIERFFLLSYCLACCWPGLGAKSDLRVVRQWPELQFVFPSEDAMQAAIEKRYYVPGNSVPIDVDVHHRQGPYASRIFVTIPRFDEGRPMTLGTVDEQGKINAYPDYSWHDNQGYNCGGLTSVFRVAIDECQRLWVMDAGKIGDQQLCPPQLLAFDLATDQLIYRHIVNASLFTDQSLFITPVVDIRPRGPGDCANTFVYIADVSAFAILVVDVMRDRSWRTTHRLFFPYPSRGTFTIDDESFDLMDGVLGMALSPYQPGRDRFLYFHSLASTTENVVNTKVIRNSSYIEDPNIDPEAVYVFPNERTSQSAAEAMDRNGILYFGVMNPPSIMCWNSATEFSPLNFHTVAADKETLQFASGVKVVMNAKGEQELWVLTSSFQRVMTGSLSSDRVNFRIHAEKIPNILANSPCKDSPKGQKPGYQANLIDRAGDGHTPRPYRYGSAWYL